A region from the Catellatospora sp. TT07R-123 genome encodes:
- a CDS encoding phytanoyl-CoA dioxygenase family protein: protein MTVVQQPSDLLTDQHRRELDESGYTVLRQLMSRAEIVAVKTSLMRIGNIEGKMAGYEYTLCDDGAFRLHNLLNKDTVYDTCLTHPAVLAAIRHVLGDDIRLSMLNMRSQLPGQKRQKLHVDWYDGPAPNGDYKVCNAIWALDDFTEANGATRVVPGSHRFTEVPKQAMADQYDSWQGETRILAEAGDVIVFNSHLWHSGMDNATDRPRAGINAFFCRADQKPEMNQEELLGEDARDRLSPWAQELLGLR from the coding sequence ATGACCGTCGTACAGCAACCGTCCGACCTGCTCACCGACCAGCACCGCCGCGAACTCGACGAGTCCGGCTACACCGTGCTCCGGCAGCTGATGAGCCGCGCCGAGATCGTGGCCGTCAAGACGTCGCTGATGCGCATCGGCAACATCGAAGGCAAGATGGCCGGCTACGAGTACACCCTCTGCGACGACGGTGCGTTCCGGCTGCACAACCTGCTGAACAAGGACACCGTCTACGACACCTGCCTCACCCACCCGGCCGTGCTGGCCGCGATCCGGCACGTGCTCGGCGACGACATCCGGCTGAGCATGCTGAACATGCGGTCCCAGCTGCCCGGCCAGAAGCGGCAGAAGCTGCACGTCGACTGGTACGACGGCCCGGCCCCCAACGGCGACTACAAGGTCTGCAACGCGATCTGGGCGCTGGACGACTTCACCGAGGCCAACGGCGCGACCCGGGTCGTGCCCGGCTCGCACCGCTTCACCGAGGTGCCCAAGCAGGCCATGGCGGACCAGTACGACTCCTGGCAGGGCGAGACCCGCATCCTGGCCGAGGCCGGCGACGTCATCGTCTTCAACTCCCACCTGTGGCACAGCGGCATGGACAACGCCACCGACCGCCCCCGGGCGGGCATCAACGCGTTCTTCTGCCGCGCCGACCAGAAGCCGGAGATGAACCAGGAGGAGCTGCTCGGCGAGGACGCCCGCGACCGGCTGTCGCCGTGGGCACAGGAGCTGCTCGGCCTGCGCTGA
- a CDS encoding SDR family oxidoreductase has protein sequence MAEPAVLVTGASRGIGRAVAYALAGAGVPVVLWARDGAALAEVADGCRMRGADAYPRVTDVRDAADVDAAARDLPALRAVVLNAGVGQWHPLRDYPVEVWDDTIATNLRGAHLTLVAALPRLLADGAGQVVAIGSDSGQAGLPERAAYCAAKWGLRGLVEVARAEHRADGLRCTHLAVGAVDTGFRTGTPGGRPGALAPEDVAATVAWLLAAPRGTEIRELHLASMARPYGADTEGTSR, from the coding sequence ATGGCTGAACCGGCGGTGCTGGTCACCGGGGCCAGCCGCGGCATCGGCCGCGCGGTGGCGTACGCGCTGGCCGGGGCCGGGGTGCCGGTGGTGCTGTGGGCCCGCGACGGCGCGGCGCTGGCCGAGGTCGCCGACGGCTGCCGGATGCGCGGCGCGGACGCGTACCCCCGGGTCACCGACGTGCGCGACGCCGCCGACGTCGACGCCGCCGCCCGCGACCTGCCCGCGCTGCGCGCCGTCGTCCTCAACGCCGGGGTGGGGCAGTGGCATCCGCTGCGGGACTACCCGGTCGAGGTGTGGGACGACACCATCGCCACGAACCTGCGCGGGGCGCACCTGACCCTGGTCGCGGCGCTGCCCCGGCTGCTGGCCGACGGCGCGGGGCAGGTCGTGGCGATCGGTTCGGACTCCGGCCAGGCCGGGCTGCCGGAACGGGCCGCGTACTGCGCCGCGAAGTGGGGGCTGCGCGGGCTGGTCGAGGTCGCCCGCGCCGAGCACCGCGCCGACGGCCTGCGCTGCACCCACCTGGCCGTCGGTGCCGTCGACACCGGTTTCCGCACCGGCACGCCCGGCGGCCGCCCCGGCGCGCTGGCACCCGAGGACGTCGCGGCGACGGTCGCCTGGTTGCTGGCCGCGCCGCGCGGCACCGAGATCAGAGAGCTCCACCTCGCATCCATGGCGCGCCCGTACGGCGCCGACACCGAAGGGACCAGCAGATGA
- a CDS encoding phosphoribosyltransferase family protein, whose product MSTALLTLPAAAAARTAAAMLATGAWHRYETTRIAFANGNAMYLAAGPVPDELDILWAGAQDPGGALLDLALTADCLWRANPRLRARLIVPYLPYSRSVQAEDGASLGAAVLLRLLDALPALDEYAVFDPHAPQVVGFSRRPMRVLSCLPDVADWAGQRLGPVDVVVAPDSGRARACADLAARLGASTEVLLKQRLGHADRARRVALARPAFDGARVLVFDDELTTGATLHAALDSLATAAQVHVVVARTFAPADVVAGLLAHPVLTTLATTELSDTAGLARFGGPGLPVIGLPTAYKQLVGGHG is encoded by the coding sequence GTGAGCACCGCCCTGCTGACCCTGCCCGCCGCCGCGGCCGCCCGCACCGCCGCCGCGATGCTGGCCACCGGCGCCTGGCACCGGTACGAGACCACCCGGATCGCCTTCGCCAACGGCAACGCCATGTACCTGGCCGCCGGGCCGGTGCCCGATGAGCTGGACATCCTGTGGGCCGGTGCCCAGGACCCGGGCGGTGCGCTGCTCGACCTGGCGCTGACCGCGGACTGCCTGTGGCGGGCCAACCCGCGCCTGCGCGCCCGCCTGATCGTGCCGTACCTGCCGTACTCGCGCAGCGTCCAGGCCGAGGACGGGGCGTCGCTGGGCGCCGCGGTGCTGCTGCGGCTGCTGGACGCGCTGCCCGCGTTGGACGAGTACGCGGTGTTCGACCCGCACGCCCCGCAGGTCGTCGGGTTCAGCCGCCGTCCGATGCGGGTGCTGTCCTGCCTGCCGGACGTGGCCGACTGGGCCGGGCAGCGCCTCGGCCCGGTCGACGTGGTGGTCGCGCCCGACTCCGGCCGCGCCCGCGCCTGCGCCGATCTGGCCGCCCGGCTCGGTGCCTCGACCGAGGTGCTGCTCAAGCAGCGGCTCGGGCACGCCGACCGGGCCCGGCGGGTGGCGCTGGCCCGGCCCGCGTTCGACGGCGCCCGGGTGCTGGTCTTCGACGACGAGCTGACCACCGGCGCCACCCTGCACGCGGCCCTGGACAGCCTCGCCACCGCCGCGCAGGTGCACGTCGTCGTGGCCCGTACGTTCGCCCCGGCCGACGTCGTGGCCGGGCTGCTGGCCCATCCGGTGCTGACCACGCTGGCCACCACCGAGCTGTCCGACACGGCCGGGCTGGCCCGCTTCGGCGGGCCGGGGCTGCCGGTGATCGGGCTGCCGACGGCGTACAAGCAGCTGGTGGGCGGCCATGGCTGA
- a CDS encoding DJ-1/PfpI family protein, translating into MTPARILVVAPEPGEPLDTVPVVRVLHKAGLFEVVERGLGDAVTGVFDAVVVTGGAAAEQPVPRTPLTGLLAAHVRADRRAYTVCSGAFVLAGLGVLRGRTVAGHSGKAERLAAAGGCRVYDGLVRDRALTSAGGRSVGHVKALAVALRIVADLAPQALAGLLDRLDVAADRLPPLVVVA; encoded by the coding sequence ATGACCCCGGCCCGGATCCTCGTGGTCGCGCCGGAACCCGGCGAGCCCCTCGACACCGTCCCGGTCGTGCGCGTGCTGCACAAGGCAGGCCTGTTCGAGGTGGTCGAGCGGGGCCTGGGCGACGCCGTCACCGGCGTCTTCGACGCGGTCGTGGTCACCGGCGGCGCCGCCGCCGAGCAGCCCGTCCCGCGTACGCCGCTGACGGGGCTGCTCGCCGCGCACGTGCGGGCCGACCGGCGCGCCTACACGGTCTGCTCCGGCGCGTTCGTGCTGGCCGGGCTGGGGGTGCTGCGCGGGCGCACCGTCGCCGGGCACAGTGGCAAGGCCGAGCGGCTGGCCGCGGCCGGAGGCTGCCGGGTGTACGACGGACTGGTCCGCGACCGGGCCCTCACCTCCGCCGGGGGCCGCAGCGTCGGCCACGTCAAAGCCCTCGCGGTCGCGCTGCGGATCGTCGCCGACCTGGCCCCCCAGGCCCTGGCCGGGCTGCTGGACCGCCTCGACGTCGCCGCCGACCGGCTTCCGCCGCTGGTGGTGGTCGCGTGA
- a CDS encoding class I SAM-dependent methyltransferase has product MDACTGDCATAVYFDRLGAAYDGYRPPDPQLTATEIDLVLAATDHRPGHAADLMCGPGRHTLELAARGWTVTGVDRIEPSLATLRDRARAAGVDGRVHTVHGDVAATELPAAAYRLVLLLGNSFGFAADRPASLALLRRAAASLAPGGAVALEVFDRDRAPRPARKEHRLPGGGLTKTISWDAATETEHVYAVITLAEAEVRTCYRQFLPGAASVADLARAAGLTALRLPIWPSADAALYLLRAPAGAR; this is encoded by the coding sequence ATGGACGCCTGCACCGGCGACTGCGCCACCGCCGTCTACTTCGACCGGCTCGGCGCGGCCTACGACGGCTACCGCCCGCCCGACCCGCAGCTGACCGCCACCGAGATCGACCTCGTGCTCGCCGCCACCGACCACCGGCCCGGCCACGCCGCCGACCTGATGTGCGGACCCGGCCGGCACACGCTGGAACTGGCCGCGCGCGGCTGGACCGTCACCGGCGTCGACCGGATCGAGCCGTCGCTGGCGACCCTGCGCGACCGGGCCCGCGCGGCAGGCGTGGACGGCCGCGTGCACACCGTCCACGGCGACGTCGCCGCCACCGAACTGCCCGCGGCCGCGTACCGGCTGGTGCTGCTGCTCGGCAACTCGTTCGGGTTCGCCGCCGACCGCCCGGCCAGCCTGGCGCTGCTGCGCCGCGCCGCCGCGAGCCTCGCCCCCGGCGGGGCGGTCGCGCTGGAGGTCTTCGACCGCGACCGCGCGCCCCGGCCCGCCCGCAAGGAGCACCGCCTGCCCGGCGGCGGGCTCACCAAGACGATCAGCTGGGACGCCGCCACCGAGACCGAGCACGTCTACGCGGTCATCACCCTGGCCGAGGCGGAGGTCCGCACCTGCTACCGGCAGTTCCTGCCGGGCGCGGCCTCCGTCGCCGACCTGGCCCGTGCCGCCGGGCTGACCGCGCTGCGGCTGCCGATCTGGCCGTCGGCCGACGCGGCGCTGTACCTGCTGCGCGCCCCGGCCGGTGCCCGATGA
- a CDS encoding AAA family ATPase: MQLNLKPHDHPGALIVICGPDGSGKTTLEHGLLARLADHGVHPEVIMQPTSWWRGDHRVQATMVGDPEQLTPMAMALFALADRVDQQERVIRPTLAVGGWILSNRYLLSLVAHYLTTGEFDPARLSSLYADIIKPDLLIVMDAPAETLLDRVVTRDGSDSRRWDQQAAFVTRNREAFTRLARDNDGLLLSSQSPPAELLDRVWERLRPRLPQPAAR; encoded by the coding sequence GTGCAGCTGAACCTGAAACCGCACGACCACCCCGGTGCCCTCATCGTCATCTGCGGGCCCGACGGCTCGGGCAAGACCACCCTGGAGCACGGCCTGCTGGCCCGGCTCGCCGACCACGGCGTGCACCCTGAAGTGATCATGCAGCCGACGTCCTGGTGGCGCGGCGACCACCGGGTGCAGGCCACCATGGTCGGCGACCCGGAGCAGCTCACCCCGATGGCGATGGCGCTGTTCGCCCTCGCCGACCGCGTCGACCAGCAGGAACGCGTCATCCGGCCCACGCTGGCCGTCGGCGGCTGGATCCTGTCCAACCGCTACCTGCTGTCCCTGGTCGCGCACTACCTGACCACCGGCGAGTTCGACCCGGCCCGGCTGTCCAGCCTGTACGCCGACATCATCAAACCCGACCTGCTGATCGTCATGGACGCCCCCGCCGAGACGCTGCTCGACCGGGTCGTCACCCGCGACGGCAGCGACAGCCGCCGCTGGGACCAGCAGGCCGCGTTCGTCACCCGCAACCGGGAGGCGTTCACGCGGCTGGCCCGCGACAACGACGGGCTGCTGCTCAGCTCGCAGAGCCCGCCCGCCGAGCTGCTCGACCGGGTGTGGGAGCGGCTGCGGCCGCGCCTGCCGCAGCCGGCGGCCCGCTGA
- a CDS encoding carbohydrate kinase family protein, which produces MTAGFTVVGGVNHDEILTLSGDPGPDGTTDILAVHQAPGGHAANTAVVLARLGHQPCLVGAVGSDQAGERLLAHLAAEGVDTGWMQVVPGAATGRAVIVNAPSLHHMMLHRAANDALTPSFPDSRVMVVFDPPPAVLPQAVAAGQTVVVNPGGRIAAAHRALADRRGGIVLVANRTEWAQLGDAAADGYAAVVVTLGAEGCRVHDADGWSAVPAVPAVEVDATGAGDAFTAGLAAGLGAGLPLRTAAGLGALLGALAVEAPGATGLPGGAELARAVSERADPAAAEFLLGGLQCS; this is translated from the coding sequence GTGACCGCCGGGTTCACCGTGGTCGGCGGGGTGAACCACGACGAGATCCTCACCCTGTCCGGTGACCCGGGCCCCGACGGCACCACCGACATCCTCGCGGTGCACCAGGCCCCCGGCGGCCACGCCGCCAACACCGCCGTCGTTCTGGCCCGGCTCGGGCACCAACCGTGCCTGGTCGGCGCGGTCGGCTCCGACCAGGCCGGCGAGCGCCTGCTCGCGCACCTGGCCGCCGAGGGCGTGGACACCGGCTGGATGCAGGTCGTGCCGGGTGCGGCCACCGGCCGGGCCGTGATCGTCAACGCTCCGTCGCTGCACCACATGATGCTGCACCGCGCCGCCAACGACGCCCTCACCCCGTCGTTTCCCGACAGCCGGGTGATGGTGGTGTTCGACCCGCCCCCGGCCGTGCTACCGCAGGCGGTGGCCGCCGGGCAGACCGTCGTGGTCAACCCGGGCGGCCGGATCGCCGCCGCGCACCGGGCGCTGGCCGACCGGCGCGGCGGGATCGTGCTGGTCGCCAACCGCACCGAATGGGCGCAGCTCGGCGACGCCGCCGCCGACGGGTACGCGGCGGTCGTGGTCACCCTCGGCGCCGAAGGCTGCCGGGTGCACGACGCCGACGGCTGGTCGGCCGTGCCCGCCGTGCCCGCCGTCGAGGTCGACGCGACCGGGGCCGGCGACGCGTTCACCGCCGGACTCGCGGCGGGCCTGGGCGCGGGGCTGCCGCTGCGGACCGCCGCCGGGCTCGGCGCGCTGCTCGGCGCGCTCGCGGTGGAGGCACCCGGCGCCACCGGGCTGCCCGGCGGCGCGGAGCTGGCCCGCGCGGTGTCCGAACGCGCCGACCCCGCCGCGGCCGAATTCCTGCTGGGAGGATTGCAGTGCAGCTGA
- a CDS encoding RidA family protein — MRRALVPAQVGPPIARYSPGVEVGGPLRWVYVTGQVATDASGATVGADIATQAEQVYRNITAVLAEAGAQLGDLVAVTVYLVDRADFPAFTAVRDKVFAEVSPPSSTVVFVAGLVVPEHLVEISAVAAVPDGPR, encoded by the coding sequence GTGAGGCGCGCTCTCGTCCCCGCGCAGGTCGGGCCGCCGATCGCCCGGTACTCCCCGGGCGTGGAGGTCGGCGGGCCGCTGCGGTGGGTGTACGTCACCGGCCAGGTCGCGACCGACGCGAGCGGCGCCACCGTCGGCGCGGACATCGCGACCCAGGCCGAGCAGGTCTACCGCAACATCACCGCCGTGCTGGCCGAGGCGGGCGCGCAGCTGGGCGACCTCGTCGCGGTCACCGTCTACCTGGTCGACCGCGCGGACTTCCCGGCCTTCACCGCCGTACGCGACAAGGTCTTCGCCGAGGTGAGCCCGCCGTCGAGCACCGTCGTGTTCGTGGCCGGGCTGGTCGTGCCCGAGCACCTGGTCGAGATCAGCGCCGTGGCGGCGGTGCCGGACGGTCCCCGGTGA
- the trpD gene encoding anthranilate phosphoribosyltransferase, protein MTTPTRLRPALRALVDGRDLTEDEAAEVMSALVAGEFTGSQFGALGTALRMKGERAEEIAGFLRVLRAEGTTVDLGELADRAVDTCGTGGDGPSARVFNISTTAAFLVAAAGVPVAKHGTSAVSSNSGSSDVLAELGVRAVSDPADVAACLRELGICFMHAPAFNSGMRHLIGLRQEVGLRFVFNLLGPLCNPARVTRQVTGMYDSRYAEVTAGALARSGTRHAWVVHAEDGLDEVSTTAPTRILQVRDGAVTELRVDAVDLGLARATIDQVEGGDPRRNAEISRAVLAGTATTAQTEIVLLNAAAVLVVAGRAADLSDGLKVAESVLRDGSAQDVLHRWADRSRRTGAAA, encoded by the coding sequence ATGACCACCCCGACCCGGCTGCGGCCGGCCCTGCGCGCGCTCGTCGACGGCCGCGACCTGACCGAGGACGAGGCCGCCGAGGTCATGAGCGCCCTGGTCGCCGGGGAGTTCACCGGCTCCCAGTTCGGCGCGCTCGGCACCGCGCTGCGGATGAAGGGCGAGCGCGCCGAGGAGATCGCCGGGTTCCTGCGGGTGCTGCGCGCCGAGGGCACCACCGTCGACCTGGGCGAGCTGGCCGACCGGGCCGTGGACACCTGCGGCACCGGCGGCGACGGCCCCAGCGCCCGCGTGTTCAACATCTCGACCACCGCCGCGTTCCTGGTCGCGGCCGCCGGGGTGCCGGTGGCCAAGCACGGCACCAGCGCCGTGTCCAGTAACTCCGGCAGCAGCGACGTGCTGGCCGAACTCGGGGTGCGCGCCGTGTCCGACCCGGCCGACGTCGCGGCCTGCCTGCGCGAGCTCGGCATCTGCTTCATGCACGCCCCGGCGTTCAACTCCGGCATGCGCCACCTCATCGGGCTGCGCCAGGAGGTGGGCCTGCGGTTCGTGTTCAACCTGCTCGGGCCGCTGTGCAACCCCGCCCGGGTCACCCGCCAGGTCACCGGCATGTACGACTCCCGCTACGCCGAGGTCACCGCGGGCGCGCTGGCCCGCTCCGGCACCCGGCACGCCTGGGTGGTGCACGCCGAGGACGGCCTCGACGAGGTCTCCACCACCGCACCCACCCGGATCCTGCAGGTGCGCGACGGAGCGGTCACCGAGTTGCGGGTCGACGCCGTCGACCTCGGGCTGGCCCGCGCCACCATCGACCAGGTCGAGGGCGGCGACCCCCGGCGCAACGCCGAGATCAGCCGGGCCGTGCTCGCGGGCACCGCCACCACCGCGCAGACCGAGATCGTGCTGCTCAACGCCGCCGCCGTCCTCGTCGTCGCGGGCCGGGCCGCCGACCTGTCCGACGGCCTCAAGGTCGCCGAGTCGGTGCTGCGCGACGGCAGCGCCCAGGACGTGCTCCACCGCTGGGCGGACCGGTCCCGCCGGACCGGCGCGGCGGCGTGA